One Euphorbia lathyris chromosome 1, ddEupLath1.1, whole genome shotgun sequence DNA segment encodes these proteins:
- the LOC136215587 gene encoding uncharacterized protein: protein MANPKKNPQIEKPNPPLWDCGSSLYDSFELKSFEKQLYSAIHSRSLSMPHLPDRRAAAREKVSPPLPLPPPPSESKKLPSKISRSVNKFLKSVFKSRQNSPRFFRVKDRPGHEYYVVYDKSGALSTIPEAPEVDFGAFSPENINSLTRRSGSERFTAASMMGISCA from the coding sequence ATGGCGaatccaaaaaaaaatcccCAAATTGAAAAACCTAACCCTCCTCTTTGGGATTGCGGAAGCTCTCTTTACGATTCATTCGAACTCAAATCCTTCGAGAAACAGCTTTATTCCGCTATACACTCCAGAAGTCTATCCATGCCTCATTTACCCGATCGGAGAGCGGCGGCGCGGGAGAAAGTGTCTCcgcctcttcctcttcctcctcctccgtCTGAATCGAAGAAATTGCCGTCGAAGATTTCAAGGTCGGTTAATAAGTTTCTGAAATCGGTGTTCAAGTCTAGGCAAAATTCTCCGCGGTTTTTTCGAGTTAAGGATCGACCGGGGCATGAATACTACGTCGTTTATGATAAGTCTGGGGCTCTTTCGACTATCCCTGAAGCGCCGGAGGTTGATTTTGGGGCGTTTTCGCCGGAGAATATTAATTCGTTGACGAGGAGAAGCGGGTCGGAGAGGTTCACGGCGGCTTCCATGATGGGTATTTCTTgtgcttaa